In the genome of Helicobacter colisuis, one region contains:
- a CDS encoding DUF6394 family protein: MDWGKVIYVFFILMSLTSTIGFLCEQNIIMLFIAGGVNIISTILKVGVRNYMSAELMAASLVADLHLIPAFIYMQVLNNINVAIALALGALVANIVSIVFVAIESIRNYNDFN; this comes from the coding sequence ATGGACTGGGGAAAAGTAATTTATGTCTTTTTTATATTAATGAGTTTGACTTCTACCATAGGATTTTTGTGCGAGCAAAATATCATAATGCTTTTTATTGCTGGGGGTGTAAATATTATTTCTACCATTTTGAAAGTTGGGGTAAGAAATTATATGTCTGCTGAACTTATGGCAGCCTCTCTTGTAGCGGATTTGCATTTGATTCCGGCTTTTATTTATATGCAAGTGCTAAATAATATTAATGTTGCTATAGCATTGGCTCTTGGTGCTTTGGTGGCTAATATTGTTTCAATTGTATTTGTGGCTATTGAGAGCATAAGAAATTACAACGATTTTAATTAA
- the secF gene encoding protein translocase subunit SecF, with translation MDFFKHNKIYDFVKMSNYGIVLSLILFIGSLVLFIKPGFTLGVDFAGGTIIQIQYSKEAPLAEIRQRLESVEEFQGAQVSEFGSSEEILIRLATATSSVNQDIGEEVTNLLKDTGDFQIRRVDIVGPKVGDELREKGILALSFAIISIMAYVAYRYEWRFALASILALIHDIVIAAGAVILFDVDLSLEVIAALLTLIGYSINDTIIIFDRIRETIGIRASNNLKAVVNEALSATLSRTMLTSLTVFFVVLTLYLFGGEIIKGFSLPMLVGSIVGSYSSIFVASKLVMILGFDLGKYHKKLVDQERKALEKKKMLEMYERGRV, from the coding sequence ATGGATTTTTTTAAACACAACAAAATTTATGACTTTGTTAAAATGTCTAATTATGGGATTGTGCTTTCTTTAATCTTATTTATTGGATCTTTGGTTTTGTTTATTAAGCCTGGTTTTACTTTGGGTGTGGATTTTGCAGGTGGAACAATTATTCAAATACAATATTCAAAAGAAGCACCTTTAGCGGAAATACGCCAAAGGTTAGAAAGTGTTGAAGAGTTTCAAGGCGCACAAGTAAGTGAATTTGGAAGCTCTGAAGAGATTTTGATTAGACTTGCTACGGCAACTTCTAGTGTTAATCAAGATATTGGTGAGGAAGTTACAAATCTTTTGAAAGATACTGGAGATTTTCAGATTAGGCGTGTGGATATTGTAGGACCAAAAGTTGGAGATGAACTAAGAGAAAAAGGGATTTTGGCTTTAAGTTTTGCAATTATTTCTATTATGGCTTATGTGGCATATCGCTATGAGTGGCGCTTTGCTTTAGCGAGTATTTTGGCTTTGATTCATGATATTGTGATTGCTGCTGGTGCGGTGATTTTGTTTGATGTGGATTTGAGTTTGGAGGTGATTGCTGCGCTTTTAACACTGATTGGTTATTCCATCAATGATACCATTATTATTTTTGATCGTATTCGCGAAACAATTGGAATAAGAGCAAGTAATAATTTAAAAGCAGTAGTTAATGAAGCACTTTCTGCAACACTATCTAGGACAATGCTCACTTCTCTTACGGTATTTTTTGTTGTTTTAACACTTTATTTATTTGGTGGAGAGATTATCAAAGGCTTTAGTTTGCCAATGTTGGTTGGTTCGATTGTGGGGAGTTATAGCTCTATTTTTGTTGCAAGTAAGCTTGTAATGATTTTGGGATTTGATTTGGGAAAATATCATAAAAAATTAGTAGATCAAGAACGCAAAGCATTAGAGAAAAAGAAAATGCTCGAAATGTATGAAAGAGGAAGAGTTTAG
- the secD gene encoding protein translocase subunit SecD, with the protein MKKSFNTKLFSFIIAALFGIILSIPSLFQTQGPKITLGLDLQGGLNLLLGVKTEEAVKTRYASLASGINYYAIEEQILLDGLKVDLESVVFELLDSNEKEKIDNYLKEIQGLNVIENGLKYTITLTEAEIINIENYAIEQAIGNIRNRLDQFGLSEPSVTKQGTDSILVQLPGIKTQEDEQRALDLISKGGHLQMMAVDESRNARVHTMTELEAESYGDVILPFINDPNQKILLKAIPILDGAMLTDARAAYDQNGQPIINFTLNAQGGKIFGDFSGKNVGNRMAVVLDGKVYSAPVIRERIGGGSGQISGGFSVQEASDIAIALRSGALPAPITLLEKRSVGPSLGADSIKASMIALASGAVLVVVFMIFYYGIAGIIANIAMVINILLVIAVMALFGATLTLPGMAGIILTVGMAVDANVIINERIREGFRAGENFIKAMENGYANASRAIFDSNLTSLIAAVLLYMFGTGAIKGFAITMSIGIIASVITAIVGTHGIFRLLQNRIIKSGNYSLWFGYKKRGA; encoded by the coding sequence ATGAAAAAGAGTTTTAATACTAAATTATTTTCTTTTATCATAGCAGCATTATTTGGGATTATTTTATCAATTCCCTCTTTGTTTCAAACTCAAGGACCTAAAATTACACTAGGGCTTGATTTGCAAGGAGGCTTGAATTTGCTTTTGGGCGTTAAAACTGAAGAAGCGGTTAAGACGCGCTATGCTTCTTTGGCTTCAGGTATAAACTACTATGCCATAGAAGAGCAGATTTTACTAGATGGCTTAAAAGTAGATTTAGAAAGTGTCGTGTTTGAGTTGCTTGATTCTAATGAAAAAGAAAAAATTGACAATTATCTTAAAGAGATTCAAGGTTTAAATGTCATAGAAAATGGTTTAAAATATACTATTACCCTCACAGAAGCAGAAATTATCAATATTGAAAATTATGCAATTGAACAAGCAATTGGTAATATCCGTAATCGTTTGGATCAATTTGGATTATCCGAGCCTAGCGTAACAAAGCAGGGAACTGATTCGATTCTTGTGCAATTGCCCGGAATCAAAACTCAAGAAGATGAGCAAAGGGCTTTGGATTTGATTTCTAAGGGCGGACATTTACAGATGATGGCAGTAGATGAATCAAGAAATGCACGAGTGCATACTATGACAGAGCTAGAAGCAGAATCTTATGGTGATGTGATATTGCCCTTTATTAACGATCCTAATCAAAAAATCTTGCTTAAAGCTATTCCGATTTTAGATGGTGCGATGCTTACTGATGCAAGGGCGGCTTATGATCAAAATGGGCAACCTATTATTAATTTTACCTTGAATGCACAGGGAGGGAAAATCTTTGGGGATTTTTCTGGAAAAAATGTAGGGAATCGTATGGCAGTTGTGCTAGATGGTAAAGTTTATTCTGCACCAGTGATTCGTGAGAGAATTGGAGGAGGTAGCGGACAAATTAGTGGGGGCTTTAGTGTGCAAGAAGCAAGCGATATTGCTATTGCATTGCGTAGTGGAGCTTTGCCTGCACCTATTACTTTGCTAGAAAAACGCAGTGTTGGTCCAAGCCTAGGTGCTGATAGCATTAAGGCTTCTATGATTGCATTAGCTAGTGGAGCGGTGCTAGTTGTGGTGTTTATGATTTTTTATTACGGCATTGCAGGAATTATCGCTAATATTGCAATGGTGATTAATATTTTATTGGTAATTGCGGTAATGGCGCTTTTTGGTGCGACATTGACTTTACCTGGAATGGCTGGAATTATTTTAACCGTGGGTATGGCAGTGGATGCTAATGTGATTATTAATGAACGGATTAGAGAGGGCTTTAGAGCAGGGGAAAATTTCATTAAGGCAATGGAAAATGGTTATGCCAATGCTTCAAGGGCGATTTTTGATTCAAACTTAACTTCTTTAATTGCTGCAGTTTTACTTTATATGTTTGGAACAGGCGCGATTAAGGGCTTTGCAATCACAATGAGTATTGGGATTATTGCTTCAGTGATTACAGCAATTGTTGGGACTCACGGAATCTTTAGATTATTGCAAAATAGAATCATCAAATCAGGCAATTATTCTCTTTGGTTTGGTTATAAGAAAAGAGGTGCTTAA
- the yajC gene encoding preprotein translocase subunit YajC: MENAGNIFTQLLPLVVLIAIFYFLIIRPQQKQAKNHREMIASLSKGDKIVTTGGFIAEVVKREEDYFMVRLNEDTIVKLAKDYVAKKAE, encoded by the coding sequence ATGGAAAATGCTGGAAATATCTTTACACAACTTTTGCCTTTGGTGGTTTTAATTGCGATTTTTTATTTTTTGATTATTCGTCCGCAACAAAAACAAGCCAAAAATCATAGAGAAATGATTGCTTCTTTGAGCAAAGGGGATAAGATTGTTACAACTGGCGGATTTATTGCAGAAGTGGTTAAACGCGAGGAAGATTATTTTATGGTGCGTTTGAATGAAGATACTATCGTAAAATTAGCAAAAGATTATGTTGCCAAAAAAGCCGAATAA
- the nhaA gene encoding Na+/H+ antiporter NhaA, whose amino-acid sequence MEAENQNGFMSSLKKITQSESFAGVLLLCCAVLAMIVANSPLAEGYAALWKSKVGFDVNGTFIGMSLEHWINDVLMAFFFLVVGLEIKREVLFGELAGFKRAALPVIAALGGMIGPGIIYFALNAGSASEHGFGIPMATDIAFALGVLSALGKRVSISVKVFLVSLAVADDLGAIIVIALFYSSGISFGWLAVAAGIVAVLVMLNKMGVKALTPYMILGVGLWLAVHNCGIHATIAAVVLAFTIPVAPKMDTLDFMDKIKLVISNFQEAQKKKDGILLQNEQIEALHHIAQHKNAVQNPLLRLEHALAPYSNYLIMPIFAFANAGVSIGSNIDFGVDHVFLGIFCGLVIGKPLGIFLFTFLAEKFGIAARPKGVTWVEIFGAGALGGIGFTMSMFVTNLAFSGEHALVATDVAKISILIASLTAGILGSIFFFIRDKVTHH is encoded by the coding sequence ATGGAAGCAGAAAATCAAAATGGCTTTATGTCTAGCTTAAAAAAAATCACTCAAAGTGAATCGTTTGCGGGAGTTTTGTTGCTTTGTTGTGCTGTTTTGGCAATGATTGTTGCAAACTCACCTTTAGCGGAGGGTTATGCGGCACTTTGGAAAAGTAAAGTGGGATTTGATGTTAATGGCACTTTTATTGGAATGAGCTTGGAGCATTGGATTAATGATGTATTAATGGCATTTTTCTTTTTGGTTGTGGGCTTAGAAATCAAACGCGAAGTGTTGTTTGGTGAGTTAGCAGGGTTTAAAAGAGCAGCCTTGCCTGTCATTGCTGCTTTAGGGGGTATGATTGGTCCTGGGATTATTTATTTTGCTCTAAATGCTGGAAGTGCTTCTGAACACGGATTTGGAATCCCAATGGCGACAGATATTGCTTTTGCTTTGGGAGTTTTATCAGCGCTTGGCAAAAGAGTTTCTATTTCTGTTAAAGTGTTTTTAGTTTCTTTAGCGGTGGCTGATGATTTGGGTGCGATTATTGTGATTGCATTGTTCTATTCTAGTGGGATTAGTTTTGGTTGGTTGGCAGTTGCTGCTGGGATTGTCGCGGTTTTGGTTATGCTTAATAAAATGGGAGTAAAAGCACTAACCCCTTATATGATTTTGGGTGTTGGTCTGTGGCTTGCTGTTCATAATTGTGGTATTCACGCGACTATTGCAGCGGTTGTTTTAGCCTTTACTATTCCTGTTGCGCCCAAAATGGATACTTTAGATTTTATGGATAAAATTAAATTAGTGATTAGTAATTTCCAAGAAGCGCAAAAGAAAAAAGATGGAATCTTATTGCAAAACGAACAAATTGAAGCCTTGCATCATATCGCCCAACACAAAAATGCAGTGCAAAATCCACTTTTGCGATTAGAACATGCTTTAGCACCTTATTCTAATTATCTTATTATGCCTATTTTTGCTTTTGCAAATGCAGGGGTTAGTATTGGGTCTAATATTGATTTTGGTGTGGATCATGTGTTTTTGGGTATTTTTTGTGGTTTGGTTATTGGGAAGCCATTGGGTATTTTCCTTTTTACTTTCTTGGCAGAAAAGTTTGGAATCGCAGCGCGTCCAAAAGGTGTTACTTGGGTAGAAATCTTTGGTGCTGGGGCTTTAGGCGGAATTGGATTTACTATGTCAATGTTTGTAACTAACCTTGCCTTTAGTGGCGAACACGCTCTTGTAGCAACGGATGTGGCAAAAATTTCTATTTTGATTGCTTCTCTTACAGCTGGTATTTTAGGAAGTATTTTCTTTTTTATTAGAGATAAAGTAACACACCATTAA
- a CDS encoding RecB-like helicase: MESALLCLNASAGSGKTYRLVSRYLELLFLGAKPSEILTLTFTKKAAKEMEERIVKSIQEIYQRKNDREYIKQLEFISINDLEGIEQKIIKIYYEFLREDLKITTIDSFFQRILKSFCWYVGVENNFEIQNEDFEAITEIFLELLSDEAFERIVLFCAQGRKSIDSVLSLCSFLDSFKEMLKKGFFVYEAQKGDKEQAMEYAYRLQREYKKSKGESESKSKISNPMDFSDFNSLLHKGKTWLTKEKITDFRGFGKIPFDERDFESLKEALLGVYLDEESQYLRNLYEIFQVYLEAKEKYYKQSNTLSFNAVTSKVYELLLQKNFDKEFLYFRLDSTISHILIDEFQDTSILQYEILKPMIDEIKSGKGVKEFLRSFFYVGDIKQSIYRFRGGNPNLFKIAADGMKQESLQKNYRSAKNLVEFVNEVFSNKIDGFVSQEANSHQEGFVRVVKNESDKEEISKCLRELLELGAKEEEIAILLFDNDWVVELAEYLETSGFKVVMDTSAKLVFHNEVRALIEFLKYLDSKNLLFCEEFFMLLGLEKEPLDRYFEILENPPAVILLQVMQSFKISSLSAKKFLEYALGFASVGELLEKVESLQADIVSSECSGIRLMTIHKSKGLEFNHVLVIDDNKARSRYNNVFFEFKENGVEIQRVFQKSNDLRKSLDKTYQKAIFKEEILKEKDLKNQLYVALTRAKNTMHIMLLSEKGRFDSLELENLQRGDLKKALQEVKEATNLPKKEEQVFFEEASCKKSLVSLGTQKKMQVIQKEVQEGKIQGIYYGVALHFVMEQKIKNNLDDSVLLEILCNKMGFLMERESLKNVIKHCKKILKNSHFIEILAKGKVKCEIPFLSNGRQKRLDLLIIGENEAFVIDYKSGAQRESYATQVLEYMQSVGEILQKPVRGFVFYTEGEGRLVEVIGE; this comes from the coding sequence ATGGAAAGTGCCTTATTATGTTTGAATGCAAGTGCGGGGAGTGGGAAAACTTATCGTTTGGTTTCGCGTTATCTTGAACTGCTTTTTTTGGGTGCTAAGCCTTCAGAAATTTTGACTTTGACCTTTACTAAAAAAGCAGCAAAAGAAATGGAAGAACGCATTGTTAAGAGCATTCAAGAAATCTATCAAAGAAAAAATGATAGAGAATATATTAAACAACTTGAGTTTATTAGTATAAATGATTTGGAGGGAATTGAGCAAAAGATTATAAAGATTTATTATGAATTTTTGCGTGAAGATTTGAAAATTACGACAATTGATTCGTTTTTTCAGAGAATCTTAAAGAGCTTTTGCTGGTATGTGGGGGTTGAAAATAATTTTGAAATTCAAAATGAGGATTTTGAGGCAATTACAGAGATTTTTTTGGAACTTTTGAGTGATGAAGCCTTTGAGAGAATCGTGCTTTTTTGCGCCCAAGGGAGAAAGAGTATCGATAGTGTTTTGTCGCTTTGTTCTTTTCTTGATTCTTTTAAAGAAATGCTTAAAAAGGGATTTTTTGTCTATGAAGCACAAAAGGGCGATAAAGAACAAGCAATGGAATATGCTTATAGACTTCAGCGAGAATATAAAAAGAGTAAGGGTGAGAGTGAGAGTAAGAGTAAGATTTCTAATCCGATGGATTTTAGCGATTTTAATTCTTTGTTGCATAAGGGTAAAACTTGGCTTACAAAAGAGAAAATAACTGATTTTAGGGGATTTGGAAAGATTCCTTTTGATGAGAGGGATTTTGAAAGTCTAAAAGAAGCACTTTTGGGAGTGTATTTAGATGAAGAATCACAATATCTTAGGAATCTGTATGAAATTTTTCAAGTTTATTTAGAAGCCAAAGAGAAGTATTATAAACAAAGCAATACTTTGAGTTTTAATGCGGTAACTTCAAAGGTTTATGAGCTTTTGCTACAAAAAAACTTTGATAAGGAATTTTTGTATTTTAGACTTGATAGCACCATTAGCCACATTTTGATTGATGAATTTCAAGATACAAGTATTTTGCAATATGAGATTTTAAAGCCTATGATTGATGAAATCAAAAGCGGTAAGGGTGTTAAAGAGTTTTTGCGTAGTTTCTTTTATGTGGGAGATATTAAGCAGTCTATTTATCGCTTTAGGGGTGGTAATCCAAATCTTTTTAAAATTGCTGCTGATGGAATGAAGCAAGAGAGTTTGCAAAAAAATTATCGGAGTGCTAAGAATCTTGTGGAGTTTGTCAATGAAGTCTTTAGTAACAAAATAGATGGCTTTGTCTCTCAAGAAGCTAATAGCCATCAAGAGGGCTTTGTGAGGGTTGTCAAAAATGAATCAGATAAAGAAGAGATTTCAAAATGCTTAAGGGAGCTTTTGGAGCTTGGTGCTAAAGAAGAAGAGATTGCTATTTTGCTTTTTGATAATGATTGGGTGGTGGAGTTAGCAGAATACTTGGAAACTAGTGGTTTTAAGGTCGTAATGGATACGAGTGCAAAGCTAGTATTTCATAATGAAGTGCGCGCTTTGATTGAGTTTTTGAAATATTTAGATTCTAAAAATCTCTTGTTTTGTGAGGAATTTTTTATGCTATTGGGACTAGAAAAAGAGCCATTAGATAGGTATTTTGAGATTTTGGAGAATCCACCAGCAGTGATTTTGCTACAAGTGATGCAAAGTTTTAAGATTTCTAGTTTGAGTGCTAAGAAGTTTTTGGAATATGCCTTGGGGTTTGCAAGTGTGGGGGAGCTACTAGAAAAAGTTGAAAGCTTACAAGCAGATATTGTTTCAAGTGAGTGTTCAGGGATTAGGCTAATGACAATCCATAAATCTAAAGGCTTGGAATTTAATCATGTTTTGGTGATTGATGATAATAAGGCTAGAAGTCGTTATAATAATGTCTTTTTTGAATTCAAAGAAAATGGCGTGGAGATTCAAAGGGTGTTTCAAAAAAGCAATGATTTAAGAAAAAGCTTGGATAAAACCTATCAAAAGGCGATTTTTAAAGAAGAGATTTTAAAAGAAAAGGATTTAAAAAATCAGCTTTATGTGGCTTTGACACGCGCTAAAAATACGATGCATATTATGCTTTTGAGTGAAAAAGGGCGCTTTGATTCTTTAGAATTAGAAAATTTACAAAGAGGGGATTTAAAAAAAGCATTACAAGAAGTCAAAGAAGCTACAAATTTACCTAAAAAAGAAGAACAAGTATTTTTTGAAGAAGCAAGTTGTAAAAAGAGCTTGGTGTCTTTGGGCACACAAAAGAAAATGCAGGTGATTCAAAAAGAAGTGCAAGAAGGTAAGATTCAAGGGATTTATTATGGTGTGGCGTTGCATTTTGTAATGGAACAAAAGATAAAAAATAATTTAGATGATTCGGTGCTTTTAGAGATTTTATGCAATAAAATGGGCTTTTTAATGGAGAGAGAAAGCTTAAAAAATGTGATTAAACATTGTAAAAAAATCTTAAAAAATTCTCATTTTATTGAAATTCTAGCTAAAGGAAAGGTAAAATGTGAAATTCCTTTTTTATCCAATGGCAGACAAAAACGCTTGGATCTCTTGATTATCGGAGAAAACGAGGCTTTTGTGATTGACTATAAAAGCGGAGCGCAAAGGGAATCTTATGCAACGCAAGTGCTAGAGTATATGCAAAGTGTGGGAGAAATTTTGCAAAAACCTGTGAGAGGTTTTGTCTTTTATACAGAGGGTGAAGGAAGATTAGTTGAAGTTATAGGGGAATAA
- a CDS encoding DnaJ C-terminal domain-containing protein — translation MSKSLYETLEVSSNATNEEIKKAYRRLARKYHPDINKEKDAEEKFKEINAAYEILSDEKKRKQYDQFGDSMFGGQNFHDFARGQGNVDLDDILSQIFGGGGFSQGAGNFGGFGGFSNFGGFGGFNQKSQPNLDITAQITIPFSTAILGGKHNVSLQNQNFDVKIPAGIKNGETIRLRGRGNTMGNQSGDVLLKVSVAPHPQYTQEGDNLTKKFDLPLKTALFGGKVEIETLYKPITLKVPKNTKNNQRFRVKELGAYNRKSKIYGDLYLEANIILPDIDSLPKELVESLEKYL, via the coding sequence ATGTCAAAAAGTCTTTATGAAACACTTGAAGTCTCTTCAAATGCAACAAACGAAGAAATAAAAAAGGCTTATCGTCGCTTAGCACGAAAATATCACCCCGACATCAACAAAGAAAAAGATGCCGAAGAAAAATTCAAAGAAATCAACGCAGCCTATGAAATCTTAAGCGATGAGAAAAAACGCAAACAATACGATCAATTTGGCGATTCAATGTTTGGCGGACAAAATTTCCACGATTTTGCAAGAGGGCAAGGCAATGTGGATTTAGATGATATTTTAAGTCAAATCTTTGGCGGAGGCGGATTCTCTCAAGGCGCAGGAAATTTTGGCGGTTTTGGTGGATTTAGTAATTTTGGCGGTTTTGGGGGATTTAATCAAAAAAGCCAACCCAATCTTGACATTACCGCACAAATCACTATCCCCTTTAGCACCGCGATTCTTGGAGGCAAACACAATGTAAGCCTACAAAACCAAAACTTTGATGTTAAAATCCCAGCAGGAATTAAAAATGGCGAAACCATAAGGCTAAGAGGAAGAGGCAATACAATGGGAAATCAAAGCGGTGATGTTTTGCTAAAAGTCTCTGTTGCTCCACACCCACAATACACCCAAGAAGGCGACAATCTCACCAAAAAGTTTGATTTACCTCTAAAAACCGCACTTTTTGGTGGCAAAGTCGAGATAGAGACACTTTATAAGCCTATCACACTAAAAGTTCCTAAAAACACCAAAAACAACCAACGATTCCGCGTAAAAGAGCTTGGAGCTTATAATCGCAAAAGCAAAATCTATGGAGATTTATACCTAGAAGCTAATATTATTTTACCTGACATTGATTCACTCCCAAAAGAGCTTGTTGAATCGCTTGAAAAATACCTATAA
- a CDS encoding heat shock protein transcriptional repressor HspR — MYSYDEPVYLISVVAKILSIHPQTLRQYEREGLIEPGRTDGKMRLYSQRDIDKIKTILRLTRDLGVNLAGVDIILRLKDKLDEQDREIEELQIHLEKLKSNQPSRSVTKKQSSYEIIIFKE; from the coding sequence ATGTATAGCTATGATGAACCCGTTTATCTCATCAGTGTAGTAGCAAAGATTCTCTCAATCCACCCCCAAACGCTACGACAATATGAGCGTGAGGGCTTAATAGAACCAGGCAGAACCGATGGCAAAATGCGCTTGTATTCCCAAAGAGATATTGACAAGATAAAAACGATTCTAAGACTAACGCGCGATTTAGGCGTGAATCTAGCAGGAGTGGATATAATCTTGCGCCTTAAAGACAAGCTTGATGAGCAAGATAGAGAAATTGAAGAATTGCAAATCCACCTAGAAAAACTCAAAAGTAATCAACCAAGCAGATCCGTTACCAAAAAGCAAAGTTCTTATGAAATCATCATTTTCAAAGAATAA
- a CDS encoding MFS transporter, with translation MQENLTRSQRIRSIIAASSGNLVEWYDFYIYAFSAVYFAHKFSGSQDPTIQQISAFGIFALGFLMRPIGSWVFGSLADKIGRKSSMVFSVILMALGSFMIAAIPSKETIGDFAILLLLVARLIQGLSVGGEYGIAATYLSELASKGNRGFYSSFQYVTLIGGQLLAVASISIMLLFFTNEQMNDYAWRILFVIGGLLALGSLFVRSIMNESATKLHHHEDRGTLKALFKTSWKQFLFVIGITAGGSLAFYTITTYVKTFMINSAGIDATTSNHIMLIALFLLMVMQPIFGALGDKIGHKNFLMIFAVLALFLLYPLFLALKGTQNSILIFLVVMALFTILSFYTSVAGIFKAKLFPEHVRALGTGFGYAIPNAIFGGSAPYVALQFKNAGIENGFFIYLAVMMFFILVVSIFIPKESELE, from the coding sequence ATGCAAGAAAATCTTACAAGATCACAAAGGATTCGATCTATCATCGCTGCAAGTAGCGGAAATTTGGTAGAATGGTATGATTTTTATATTTACGCATTTAGTGCAGTGTATTTTGCACACAAATTCTCTGGATCACAAGATCCAACAATACAGCAAATTTCAGCATTTGGGATTTTTGCCCTTGGATTTTTGATGCGACCCATTGGATCTTGGGTTTTTGGATCATTAGCAGACAAAATCGGTCGTAAATCTTCTATGGTTTTTTCTGTTATCCTTATGGCACTAGGATCTTTTATGATAGCCGCTATCCCCTCCAAAGAAACAATAGGTGATTTTGCTATTTTATTATTACTTGTCGCAAGATTAATCCAAGGCTTGAGTGTCGGAGGCGAATATGGCATAGCCGCCACTTATCTAAGTGAGCTTGCAAGTAAGGGCAATAGAGGTTTTTATTCCTCTTTTCAATATGTAACTCTCATAGGCGGACAGCTTTTAGCGGTAGCTAGTATTTCTATTATGTTGCTATTTTTTACCAACGAGCAAATGAATGACTATGCGTGGAGAATCTTATTTGTAATTGGGGGCTTATTAGCACTTGGATCGTTGTTTGTGCGATCTATTATGAATGAGAGTGCGACAAAACTACACCATCACGAAGACAGAGGGACGCTAAAAGCACTTTTTAAAACCTCTTGGAAACAATTTTTATTTGTTATAGGGATCACCGCAGGAGGTTCTTTAGCGTTTTATACAATCACAACTTATGTAAAAACCTTTATGATTAATAGTGCAGGAATCGATGCAACCACTTCAAACCACATTATGCTTATTGCATTATTCCTTTTAATGGTTATGCAACCAATCTTTGGAGCTTTGGGGGACAAAATAGGACACAAAAACTTCTTAATGATTTTTGCAGTCCTTGCCTTATTCCTACTCTATCCTTTATTTTTAGCCTTAAAAGGCACACAAAATAGCATACTCATCTTTTTAGTTGTTATGGCACTTTTTACAATCTTGAGCTTTTACACTTCAGTAGCAGGGATTTTCAAAGCCAAGCTTTTTCCAGAGCATGTCAGGGCTTTAGGAACAGGATTTGGTTATGCGATACCCAATGCGATTTTTGGAGGTTCTGCACCTTATGTGGCATTACAATTCAAAAACGCCGGTATTGAAAATGGATTTTTCATCTATCTAGCAGTGATGATGTTCTTTATCTTAGTCGTTTCTATCTTTATCCCAAAAGAAAGTGAGCTAGAGTGA